A portion of the uncultured Draconibacterium sp. genome contains these proteins:
- the tolA gene encoding cell envelope integrity protein TolA, with protein sequence MIQREEYSEKKKGLVGTIVFHVIVLILLLVLGFFTPLPLPGEEGILVNFGNSENGLGDREPSPARRQQQTSPPPPQTAQQQSTPPPAKQTPPPPVKTSEPEPAEEVAMTQDYEETAAIEAAEKKKKEEERKRQQELEEKRRREQEELERKQAEEAEQKRLEEIERQRQEEIERQQREEAERIAREEAERKAREEAEQQRKLEEERKIAEINSRTQGAFANSGSGSGGTGSSDGKSQGVTFPGGNQGVPTGDPNATNYGPGGSGAGNQGSGSGISFDLGGRSAISLPKPEYPANDAGIVVVKVTVDKYGKVTSAEPGARGTTIANKAFWDEAKQAALKAKFNVDDNAPAFQQGTISYRFTLD encoded by the coding sequence ATGATACAAAGAGAGGAATATAGCGAAAAGAAAAAGGGGCTTGTCGGAACGATTGTTTTTCATGTAATCGTACTGATATTATTGCTTGTGCTTGGCTTTTTTACGCCGCTACCTCTGCCCGGAGAAGAAGGAATTCTGGTAAATTTTGGTAATTCAGAAAATGGATTGGGCGACCGCGAACCAAGTCCGGCACGCCGACAACAACAAACTTCTCCTCCACCTCCACAAACCGCACAGCAACAATCAACACCTCCACCGGCAAAACAAACGCCTCCGCCTCCGGTAAAAACTTCGGAGCCTGAACCGGCCGAAGAAGTTGCAATGACTCAGGATTACGAAGAAACCGCAGCAATTGAGGCTGCCGAGAAAAAGAAAAAAGAAGAAGAGCGTAAACGCCAGCAAGAGCTGGAAGAAAAAAGACGCCGGGAACAAGAGGAACTTGAACGTAAACAAGCAGAAGAAGCAGAGCAGAAACGTTTAGAAGAAATAGAACGCCAACGGCAAGAAGAAATTGAACGTCAGCAAAGAGAAGAAGCTGAACGAATTGCCCGCGAAGAAGCTGAACGTAAAGCACGAGAAGAAGCAGAACAACAGCGTAAACTGGAAGAAGAACGTAAAATTGCGGAAATAAACTCGCGTACCCAGGGTGCATTTGCCAACAGTGGATCAGGAAGTGGTGGCACCGGCAGTAGCGATGGAAAAAGCCAGGGAGTAACTTTCCCGGGAGGTAACCAGGGTGTTCCTACTGGCGATCCGAATGCAACGAATTACGGCCCGGGCGGAAGCGGAGCCGGAAACCAGGGATCGGGATCTGGCATTTCATTCGATTTGGGCGGACGTTCAGCAATCTCATTACCAAAACCGGAATATCCTGCCAACGATGCCGGAATTGTTGTTGTAAAAGTTACCGTAGATAAATATGGCAAAGTTACATCTGCCGAACCTGGCGCGCGAGGTACAACAATTGCGAATAAAGCTTTCTGGGATGAAGCCAAACAAGCTGCATTAAAAGCAAAATTCAATGTAGACGATAATGCTCCGGCATTCCAACAGGGAACAATTTCATATCGTTTTACACTTGATTAA